The nucleotide sequence GCTCTTCTCCGTGGCCTGGCGGATCTGCTCGTAGATCTGGCGGCGCTCGGCGTCGCGCAGCTTCGGGCTGAACGGGTGCCCCTGCAGGTTGCGCGCGAGACGAACCCGCGTGGACAGCACGATGTCGCTGCTGGGGCCGCTCGCCTCGAGCCAGCCGAGGCCGAAATCCGAGAGGTTCGACAGATCCAGCATCAGCCGGCCCGCTCCAGGTTCCGGATCTGGTCGCGCAGCTGCGCCGCGCGCTCGAAGTCCTCCGACTGCACGGCGTGGTCCAGCTTCCGGCGCAGCCCGGCGAGCCGCTGTTCCTGCTGCGCATGCGTCGGGTCGGGCGGCAGGTAGACCTTGCCCACGTGCTGGGTTCCGCCATGCAGCCGGCGGAGCAGCCCCGACAGGTGCGGCTCGAACGTGACGTAGCACTGCGGACAGCCGAGGCGGCCCAGCTTCTTGAACTCGTCGAGCTTCATACCACAGAACGCGCAAGGCCCCGTAACCGTCGACTCGCCG is from Longimicrobiales bacterium and encodes:
- a CDS encoding UvrB/UvrC motif-containing protein, which gives rise to MLCEQCGQNEAVLHLTHIENNQMKSLHLCESCAAEKGLDTPHDDAPLPLTDFLAKVNRGESTVTGPCAFCGMKLDEFKKLGRLGCPQCYVTFEPHLSGLLRRLHGGTQHVGKVYLPPDPTHAQQEQRLAGLRRKLDHAVQSEDFERAAQLRDQIRNLERAG